The Fluviispira sanaruensis sequence GCTTGCGGCACTTACAACCGCATGCTTTGCTTTACTTATTGTACCATTTTATTCCGTATTATTTCAACATGGAGCGGTTAATTTTCAGGATACTATACAAAATTCAATAGCAGTGTGTGCGTATTCAATTGGAATTATTTTTGCTTCTGGATCAAAAATACTCTTAAATGGTTTTTATGCGATCAATTGTACGAAACAAATTGTTTATAATGCTGTTGTTTATTTAGTTATCAATGCAAGCTTAAGCTCGATCTTAGCACCTAAATTAGGCATACTTGGGCTCGGAATATCTTATGGCACGGCGAGTGCGTTTGATTTTCTTATGAATTATTTTTTTCTGAAAAGAAGATTTCAACAAAAATATTATGGAGACAATCCTTATATCGAAGGCGGAAAAACATTTGGATTTCGTATGATCGCATTTGCATTCTTAGCCTATATATTCGGATTATCAGGGGTTGCTTCCATTATCTATTTTTGGCAAAATTTTGATCAATATTTATCGTTCGAACTCAATTTTATCAGTCAGTTTATTATTTTGAGCGTAGGTGGAATTCTTTTTTGTGCAGTGAGTATTGTACTTGTTAAATTTTTTGCGCCACAGCATTTAAAGGATTTACTTAGTAAAATTTTGAGTAAATTAAAGTATTCGTTTTAAAATATTTGGAATGTCTTTCAAAGAAGCAACATGATGAACTCCTCCAAGTGCTATAGCTTCTTTGGGCATTCCAAAAACGACACTGCTTTCCTCATCTTGAGCGATGGTAAATGCATTTTTATCATATAATTCTTTTAAGCCATTTGCTCCATCGTTACCCATACCTGTCAAAATGAGTGCGCAAATATTAAGTTGAATCTTTAGCTGAGCGATTGAATAAAATAAATAGTCTATAGATGGTTTATGCATATTGATTTTTTCTGTGTCATTTACTTCTAAAATGAGGCTATTTTTTTCTTCTATAATTCTCATTTGTTTCCCGCCAGGTGCTAAATAAACACAGTTATTTTCTAATACCTGCTTATTTTTCCCCTCATAAACTTTAAAATGACATAGCTCGTTTAATCTATTTGCTAAAGCTGATGAGAAATACTCTGGAATATGTTGAACAATTACAATGGGTGGAAAATTTTTATCAATTTGTGTTAAGATAGTTTGGAGTGCTTCGACACCACCAGTAGAAGAGCCTATTGCAATTAAGTCTGGTTTTGATATATTTTTAGGTAAATTATAGTATTTATTTTCACTAAAACTTTTTTTATTTTTTAAAAAAGTTTCTTTGCTTGATTTTCTGGCTTCCAGAATCGTGTTTTTAATATTTATTATTTCCATTGTAGAATGAACTCCTTTTGGTTTTTCAATATAATCAAATGCGCCTAATTCCAAACATCGTATCCCATTATCTGCTTCATCAAAGTTTATAGAACTCATAACTACAATGGGTGGATGAGGCTTGTCTTTTAAAAATTCAAGGTATTCAATGCCATTCATCTTTGGCATATTCAAATCAAGAATAATAACGTGTGGTTGTTGTTCTAATGTGCTAAGAATTTCCATTGCTTCAATTGGATTTTCAGCTTCCCCAACGAGCAAAAAATTTTCTTCTTTAGTTAATATTTTTCGGAGAAAATCTCGGACTGTTAATGCATCATCAATGACAAATACCTTTGTAAAATCAGGCATTATTTCTGAATTTAACAAATAAATAGAGTTTTTTATATGAGTGAAGGGAACTGTAATGCCATTGAGAGATTCTGAATGACCTAGAATTAAATATCCGTGTTTTTCTAAATGATTTTTTATTGACATTATAATATTTTTTACTTCTTTACGTTTATAATAAATTATAATATTTCGTATTAAAATAATGTTAAATTTACCAAAGTCTTCTGGGGTTACGAGGAGATTGTGTACTTTAAATTTACATAGTTTATGAACACTATCTTTTATTCTGACATGATTTTTTAACTCATCTTTACCAAAATCAAAATACTTTTGAATCAATACCTTCCCTATTTCTTTTTCAATTTCAGATGCTAAATAAATTCCATTTTCACATTTTTCGATAGATATTGAGTCAATGTCTGTTCCTAAAATTTCAATTGGTGGGATAAATTCATATTTTATTCCGAGTGTGTAACAAGCTTCCAAATAGCAAATAGCAATTGAATAAACTTCCTTGCCACTCGAGGCTGCTGCAGACCAAATGCGAATAGGTTTATTTCTTTTTATAAATTCAGGGAAAATTTCATCAGCTAAAAAATCAAAATGTTCTGGCTCACGGAAAAACTCAGTCGTATGATTCGTTAAAATTGAAATTAAATTTCTAATTTCAACGTCCACATTTTGAAGATAATATTCATAATAATCTTCAATTTTTGCAAAATTTAAAATATTCAGTCTTAGCTTAATTTTTTCTGTAGCCAATTGTATCTTTTCATTATTGAGCTCTACTTGAATTAATCCTTGAATATCCTTTATAATTTTCAAATAAAAATTTTCATTTTGTTTCATATTGATTATGCTTTCCATCTTGAATCATTTCTTCTCGGCATGTTATCAGTTAATATATAATCGCTATTAACTTTATTATCTTCGTTTTGTTGTGTATTTAATGAGAAAAAATTATCTGGGTTGTTTTTTGATGAATTGCTATCAAATATATTTTCATCTGTTTTATTTTCATTTTTAGCTACATTTCCAATAATTAAATATCTTAACTTTGTAATAATTTCACTAATATTCTTGATACCGCTAGCCAAAGATTGACTGTCTGTTGCTTGAGCAATTCCAATAGCACTATTACGTTGTGTTACTTCATCAATTTGTCGCATTGCAATCGTAGTTTGCTTCATACCGGTTTCTTGTTCGCTCGTAGATGAGACAATAATTTTTGTTCCTTCATTTATTTTAAAAAGAATTTCAGTCATATTATCAAAAGAAGCTTCGCACATTTTTGAAATATTTTTTCCAGTAATGATTCGTTCACGAATGTCTGACACAACATGTGCGACTTCTGAGGTTGATGACTCAAGTAACTCTCTAATTTCGTTCGCAGCAGATCCACTCATAGAAGCTAACTTGCCAACTTCTTCTGCAACTACAGCAAAGCCTTTACCATGTATGCCGGCGCGAGCGGCTTCAATGGAAGCATTGAATGAAAGAAGTCTCGTTTCTGAGACTATTTCATTAATTATTTTTGTTTTATTAGCTATTTTAACGATAAGATTGGAAATTTCTTCCAACTTAACATTTGATGCTTGAATACTATCCATAGCAGAAAGCATTTGTGATATGGATTCTCGTCCTTTTTGTGCACTGATCTGCCCCTCTTCAGAGATGCGCAAATTATGTGCAGAATGCTTACTTGTTTGCGTTAGCATAGAGCTCATTTCTTCCATACTTGCTGCAGTTTCTTGAATAGCTGCAGCCTGCTTCATTGTCATATCTGAAAGTTCTTTAGAGCTTTTTTGTGAACTATTCGCTCTTTGCATAATGAAAATTGACTGACTATTGAGAGCAAGGATCAGACTATTTAGACTATTATTAAGTTTTTTAATTGAAAACTTTGATAGAAAAATAGCTGCGCATAAGAAAGTTGATAAAATGGTAATTAAAAAATATAAAGAATTTCTTCCGTAATCATTTGTATTCTTAATGTTTTGTTCTGAATATGCATTTACTGTAATTATTATCGAACTTATAGATTTTTCAAGCTTTTTAAATATATCATTGAACTGAATCAATAAAATTCGAGTCTCTGAATTCCTTTTATCTAAAGCATTTTTCGCAATTTTGTCTGATAAATCAGTATAAATTTTCGCATCAATTAGTATTAATTTTAAATCATCATGAATTTTTTTATTTAATATTAAACTATTAAGATTGTTTAAATGATTTAAAAATTTTTCCTTAAATTCGCTTCCTTCATCCGCTAATTCTTTTAGTTTTCCATAATTTTTTGAGTCTGAAGCTATCATAATTCCAAAAATATTAGCCCGAATTCCATCGTGCAGCATATCTGCAAGAGTTAAATTTTTTATCGCAGGTATAATTTCAGATGAAAACTTGCCAATTTTTTCATTATAAAAATTATTTAATTGAAAAGGTATAACACCCATGCAAAAAATTAATATAATCATGAGTGTAGATAACGTCCAAAGTCTTTTACGTATTGTCCATACTTTATTTTTCATGATTTTTCCTCATAAATTAAATGATATATTTAAATTTTCATTATCTTTTATAGCTTTTAATTCTTCTTCGCTTATTGATGATGCCAGATCTATAACTGTGACTAAGCTTTCTTTTAATATATAATTGCCAATTATGAATTTATTGTCAATTGTATATTTCATTTCTTTATTTTGTTGTATTTCTTCTTTATTAATGGTTTGAACAGAAATTAAATCATCAACAATGACACCTAAACTTAAATCCTTGCTTTCAACGACTAAAATAATTCCCTTATTTTCATCATCATTAAATATTGGAGAGACTTTTATTCTGAAATCAATTATGCTTAGTATTTTTCCTCTTAAATTAATAATTCCTTTAAAATAGGGAACCATAAAAGGCACTGGTTTTATATTAATTGATTTAATTACTTCTTTTATTTGTAATAAATTACATGCATAATCTTCGTTTAATAATTTAAATATTAGGTATTTATTTTCTTCTATTTCATAATTTTGTTCCATGATAACTCCAGATATTAACTAATTGACTTAGATTAAGTACTAAAGCTGGTTCTCCATTTCCTAAGACTGTTGTTGCAATAACCCCAGGAATCCCTATGAGTTCTTGGGATAATTTTTTGAGGACAATGGTTTGGGTATTTATAATTTCTTCCACTTGGAAGGAGAATCTTTTACCTAGATGTTGAATTAATATCCCATTATTTTCGCTTTCAAACGTTATTTCCATCTCGTCTGCGTGCAAAAGTTTATTTAGTGAAATTATAGGAATTATTTCATTTCTTAAAGTAAAAACTTCGCTTCCATTTAACCTAGTTTCTATTTTAAATTTCTTATGATCTACGACTTCAGCTATTTGAGATTCTGGAATAACAAATAGCTGTTTGTTTGACTTAAATATCAAACCTTTGATGATAGATAGTGATGAGGGTAAAGAAATAATAAATGTTGTTCCTTTATCAATTTCAGTTTCAATATCAATACTTCCTTTTAGCTCTGAAATTACATTATTGACCACATCAAGTCCAACACCTCTGCCAGAAATGTCGGACACTTCATCTTTAGTAGAAAACCCAGGCTTAAAAATGAGCCTTTGAATTTCACTTTTTGTTAAATTATTGTTGGCCTCGATAATTCCTTTTTGAATTGCTTTGTTTAATATTTTAGTTTCATCTAGCCCTTTTCCGTCGTCTTTTAATAATATTTTAACATTGCCTTCTTCTTGCATTGCCCTTAATTCAATTGAACACTCTATTGGTTTATTTTTGTTTAATCTATCTTCTTTGCTTTCAATTCCATGGTCAATTGCATTTCTTATTAAATGAGTTAATGGATCTGTTAATTTATCGACTATAACTTTATCTAGTTCCACGTCAGAACCAAAAGTTTCAAAGTTTATTTTTTTTTGTTGTTTTAGCGATAGGTCTCTTACTATTCGATTCATTTTCTGAAATTGTTGCTCAAGAGACATCATTCTTAATGAGAGCGTAATATCTTGTAATTCTTGAATATTTTTACCCATTTGGGAAATGGTATTTTTGACATCTTGGGGGAGTGAGTTTGATTGTGATATTTGCTTTAAAATATTCTGATCAATTACGACTTCTCCGATATAATTTATTAAATTATCAAGTTTGCATACATTCACTTTTAGATATTCATCTGCACAATTTTTTTTGTTTTTTTCTCCGTCATTTTTTTTTGTTTCATTCTGTTTGGATATATAATAATTTTCTTCATTCTTTAATGTGCTTGTAAATTCTTCAAAGATTTCAAAGCCATTAGAGAATATACTTGATGCATCTTTTTCTTTTAAAAATGTTAGTATATTATTAATATTTTCATTTACATTATTATGAAGATAACTTGAGTTATCTTGAATGGATAATATCCATTCAAGTGTAAAGGAATGAATTTCAAAAAAAAGATTTAATATCTTTGCTTCAAATTTTATTTCATCATTTTTAATTGATGTTAAAAGTTCTTCTACTTTATGAATATAATCAGTAAGTTGGTTTAGGCCGACGGATGCAGACGAGCCTTTTAGATTGTGTGCAATACGAAATAGCTGCGCAATCGATTCGTGTTCATTCGATTTATTTATATTTAAACAAGTCGCTTCCCAAGATGCTAGATTTTCGAGAGCTTCTTCTATAAATGTAATTATAAATTGAGCTTCAATAATTGTATTCACCATGGGTTCCTTTTTTATTAACAATATACTGATAAGTGAAAATTTAAGATGATATAATTTGCATGTCATTTTTTGAGCATTTTATTTATAGTAAATCGATTTGGATAAAATATAAAAATACTATTGAAATAGTTATTTTTATTTGACTTATTGTGCTTGATTTTTTGCTGGTACTCAGAATTGACATTTGTATATTTTGTTGAATAAATTTACCATATTTTATATATTTTTTTAAATTTAATTTTCATTTATTAGTGTGCTATATGAGAAAGATATTCCAAGAAGTTATTCCAAAATCAAGAGCTCAGTTCAGAGCTTGGCTCAAAAAAAATCATGAGCAAAAAGAAAGTGTTTGGGTTGTTATCTTTAAAATTTCGAGCGGTAAGTTAAACCTAAGTGCAGTTGATGTTACTGAAGAGGCGTTGTGTTTCGGATGGATTGACAGTATCCCGCGAAAGTTAGATGAGTACAGTTATAAATTACTCGTTTCCCAAAGAAAACCTGCAAGTGTTTGGTCTGCATTGAATAAAAAGCGCGTGAAAGAGTTAATTGCTAAGGGCTTAATGACTAAATATGGACTTGAAAAAATAAATATTGCTAAAAAAAATGGGGCATGGTCTAAGCTCAATGCTTCTGATCGTTTAGAATTACCGAATGATTTGGAAATGCTGCTTAAACGTAACCAGAAGGCGTATAAGTTTTATCAGTCAATGTCTCCTTCATCAAAAAGAGTAGTTCTTGAATGGATTAATGCTGCAAAGACTGAAGAAACTAGAAATAAACGCATTAAAGAAACTGTTCAACTGGCTGCTAAAAGTATTCGAGCAAATCACTATCGTGATTTGCTGAAGATAAAAAAATAATTTTACAATTCATTCGCGTAGCGAATGAGTCTATATAAGGCACCATTATTTATAAATTTATCTGATGATTCTAAAAGTCATAAACAAGTCATCTTCCTTAGTAAGGATTTTAAGATGATTTTGTCTGAAATGAATATTTATATGAAGTTTTATTTCTTGTTTTGCTTTTGGCAATTCTCGGTATTTTTTACTTTTCGATTGCTTTCTTTGTGCAAACCTTTGACATCTTTTTAAATACCGAAGTTTTGCTAATGCATTTTTTCTTAAATTTGGCCGCTCTATCTTTTCACCATTTGAACAAGTAGCAAGAGTTTTAATCCCAATATCTATCCTAATTTCTTTATCATCTTCTCTTGTAATTCCAATTTGTTCACTTTCAAAAGCAACATTTAAATACCAATGTCCGCTTTTATCTTGACAAAATGAGCCTGTTTTTATTTTTGCATCTTCTGGAAGATCTCTTGAGTTCCAAAAAGAAAATTCATTTTTTTGATAAGATATTTTTCCATTATGAATTTTAATTGCGGAAGCTTTAAACGGTATCCATCCTAAAGATCTTTTCCCACGCCAACGCAATAGTGTTTTAAACTGAATCCTGTGTGTGATGTATTCTTCAGAAACAAATTGAACTGTTTGAGAGTGTAATTCTAACTCTTTTGAGCTCCCACTCACAAGATTATTCATCTCAAATTTCGTTAAAAAGTAAGGTATAGAAGCTTTTTCACCCGATTTTTTATTATTTATTAACTTAACGGATTTATTTTTAAGAGCTTCTTTTTGAGTTTGCTTTCAAAAATTCCATACCATATTTACAGAACGAGACATCCGAGAAAGCACTCTATTTGCTCTCCTTAAATCTTTAATTCTGTAGTGATATGTTGTTATAAATTGCTCTTAACTCCATTTACTTAAAAAAGAAGTATACAGAAAATTTACTCATAAAGCCAACTTTCGACAAGCAAAAATTCCTATCGTCTTTTTGCATGCCTCGTCAGGTTTTCAATTCAACCTTGCACCGTTTGGTGCTGCGATCTTTTCAGCTCGCTTATATCCTCGCTCTGAAGAACGAGGTCTTACGCTCGGTGTGATAAATTGTAAATACTTAATAAATAATAAAAATAATGATAAAAAACATGAATTAATGTTTTTCTGTGCAAACAAAGATTGGGAGAAGAAAGAAAAAAGGTGAATTATATAACGAATGAATTATGCGAAAAACTCAGGCCATTGCGTTTTTTCACACAATATTCCCACTAACTCTTCGAGCTTTTCGGCATCATGTCGTGAAAAGCGATCTAAGTTTGGACTATCTATATCCAGAACACCTATAAGATTTTCTTTTGTCCGTTGGTTATTATTTCGGAACAGAGGAATGACAATTTCGGAACGGGAGTCGCTGTCGCAGGCAATGTGGCCTGTGAAATTATGCACATCATCCACTCGCATAGTTTTTAAATGTTTTATGGCTGTGCCACAAACCCCTTTGCCAAAAGCAATACGTGTACAGGCAACTTTTCCTTGGAAAGGGCCGAGAACCAATTCATCCTGTTTTAAAAGATAAAATCCAACCCAATTGATGTCAGATAAAAAGTTATTTAATAGTGAACAGGTATTTGATAAATTTGCGAGCCAATCCTTTTCATAGTTTAGAAAGTTTGTAAACATATTTAGGAATTCGTCGTAATTCATTTCATTTAACGTTAAATCTGTAACCGTTATAAGACTCATGAAAAAAATCCTTTATCTATTTAACATGATAGTGTGTGAATTTTTATTTTATATATATTTTTAAAAATATACAAAAACTAAAAATATTTTTCACCAATCTTTTTTATAATATCTATTGATTTTTTGTCTAGAAAGAATATCTGTAAGATCGATACTGAGAATCATTCTCATTAATGTGATTATTTGGAGCAGATCTATGTATTCGATTAAATTGATAAAAAAAAATCAAAGAAGCACTAGCGTTTAGAATAATTAAAATAAAGTAAAAATTTAAATGAATGAGGCAATATATGGATAGAAATCATGCCAAAAGAACAATATTAAGTAAGCTATTTCAAGCTTTCGTGCGTGAAACTATTTTACAAAAAGAAAATATGAAAGTCTGTAAAATCGATAATAGCATTGAAATTAATTTAACTAATAATGAGAAACTTATCGCATTGATCGATTCTTTTGATTCCTTCGAACGTTTCGATCTCCTCAGTGATATCCAGTATATTTCACAGCATGGTGTGCAAAATATAAATCACCCGCTTGAGTTCCTTGCATTGGTGAAAAAAGATTTAACAAATGAGCATAATATTTCTGAAGAAAATTTTGCTCATTTCTGTAATGAAATTGAAAATAGTTTGACAAATCTTATTTTAGCAGAAATATCTTATGAACTTATTAAAAATGAATATCAAAAATCTACAAACGAAACTGATGTGAAGTCATCCATTGAGTGGATTCAATTACAAAAAAGTGAGAATAAACAATTTAGTTCACTCTCATTTTATGAGCAATGCGTTATACAGGGGCACCCTTTGCATCCAAGTGCAAAAACAAAAATAGGTTTTGATATCGATGAATTAATGACTTATTCACCAGAGTGGCGCAACATAGTTTACCTCGAAATCATGGCAGTTAAAAAATCACATTGCAAAGTAACATTACTGGAAGGATATTCATTTTCTGATCTATTATTTAAAGAGTACCCTGATTTTTCAGAAAAAATAAAAGCAGAGCTGGCAGCAAAAGGACTCGATTATAGCAATTATGATTTTATTCCAGTGCATCCTTGGCAGCGCAAACACTCAATCCTACCTAAATTTAAAAATCAAATTACAGAGAATAAAATCATTCCTCTTATCTCGGTAAGAATTCCATCTCTATCAATGGTTTCTTTGCGTTCATTTGCACCTCTGCAAAGTATTGAGCACAAGCGCCATCATATTAAAACCACAATAAATCTATTAACCCCCAGTGATTTTGGTTTGCTATCTAGTAAAGCTACTGAATATGCCCCACGCATTTCTAAAATGCTTCTATCAATCCAACGAGATTTAAAATCATTTCAGAATGGTCAGTTCAGAATTCAAGCAGAAGTGTCAGGTGTAAGCTATATTGAGTATTCTGATAAATATATTAAAGCTGAAAAAGACGAGTTGAGCGAAAATCTCAGCTGTCTATTAAGAGAGAATCCTGAAAATTATTTAAAAGAAAACGAAATCTGTTTGCCTGCAGCCGCTTTATTAGAAAAGTCACCAATCAATGGTAAAAGTATAATCACTGAATTTATTTGTGAGTATAGTGATAAATATCAGTATCTTTTAATAGATAAAGCCGCAAAGTCTTTTTTTAAGAAATATATTTCTATCGCGATTCCTCCTCTGTTAACTTTATTAAGTCGTTATGGATTAAGTTTATCTGCACATTTACAAAACTGTGTGCCCGTCTTCTCTAAAGGCGAACCAGTCGCGCTTTTTGTCAGAGATTTTTCACAAATTCGAATTAATAAAGAGCGATTAGAAAAGCAAAATTTCACATTAAATTTAGTCAGTGAAGATGCGAATCTATTTTGTAAAAATGCTTGTGCATTGCATAAAAATTTATTTTATTCTTTCTTTCAAAATAATATTGGTGAAATCATTATTGAACTGCAAAAGAATTACTCTATTTCTGAAAAAGAACTATGGGATGAAGTGAAATGCGTATGTCAAGAAACGTTTGCTGAATTAAAAAAAGATCCGCTGATTGAACTTCAGGCCACTGAAGATGAAGAAGATCTCTTTAAAGACACTATCCAAATGAAAGCAATGACCAAAATGCGTTTAAATGGAGGGAAAAGTGAGTATCTTTTTGTAGGAATTCAAAATCCTATGAGTGACGTTGAATAGCTAGAATAAGTTCATCGGGCATTTCAATTGGATACATGTGTGTTCCGTTAGGGATTATAACCCAAGTGAGTTTTGGAAAGAATAACTGCACCCATTTTTTTGCCCACGGAAAGCAAGTGTCGCTTTTTTCACCGACAAAAAAGATCGGACTGACCTTATTACGGAATTTAAAGGGAACTTTTAAAAATCCGAAGGCAGCCATTGCAGGATATTCTTCAAACATAATGCCTTCCCACTTTGGATCATGGATAAGTTGAATTTCGTCCTCTTTTTTTGCAAAACTTCCATTTATATAATCAAGTATGGCTTCATCACTCCATTTTTTCATAAATGAGCTTTTTTTAAATTCATGAAAAGCATTTTCAATGGAAGCAAATTTTAGCTTCCTTTTTTTGACGCGCAGTGAAAGCGGGCTTAAGTGCTTTAACTTTAATAAACTGACAAGACTCCATTTTAGAACTATTTTTGGTGGCAGTATAGGTGGATCCAATAAATAAAGTTTATCCATCTGCAAAGTTTTTGCTGAAAGCAAAGAAACCCAAGCGCCCAGGCTGTGCCCGCCTAAGATCCATATAAGATCGTGAGCCTTTTGTTCTCTTATCTTTTGAAAGAGTTCAATATGATCTTCAATTAATATTTCCCAAATCCATTCAGAGGGCTTGTCCTTAATTAATTTTGCAGGTGCTTCGGTTTTACCGATACCGCGCATGTCATAAGTGACAATGAGCCAATTTAATTGTTCGGCCATTTTTTCGAAGAGTGTACGATAGGTTTGTGCGGGTACGCCATTTGCATGAGCAAAAAAGAGAGCTTTTTCAATTTTTTTATTTTGCGATGGGGTGTATTCATAGATTTGAAAATGAGCACAACTGTATGGAAGCATAAAATCCTCGAAAATAAATAGAAATTTATTTAACTAGCATAATTCATTTTTGTGGGCGAGTCTTTTTTTTTTAATAAAATGAGTTAGTCTTAAATATTGTTTAACAACTTTAAATGCAAAACATCATTTAAAGTCGTGCTTATGGAGTCTGATTTTGCAATTTAGAAAAACTATCGTTTGGCTTAGACGAGATTTACGTTTAGAAGATAATATCGCTTTGAGTAAAGCTTGTGAAATGTCTGAAAATGTTCTTCCGCTGTTCGTTTTTGATTCGAATATTTTGAGTAAAATAAAGAATAAAGAAGATAGAAGAGTCCAGTTTATTTATGAAACTTTGCTTCAATTGAAAGAGGATCTTAATAATAAGGGGAAAGATATATTAATTTTATATGGAAAACCCGAAGTAGAAATCCCAAAAATTGCGATAAATTTAAATGTCGACGCTCTCTTTTGTAATAAAGATTATGAGAATTATGCGTATACGAGAGATCATTCCGTAAAGAAACAACTGCAAGCACACAATATCCAATTCTTTGCATTTAAAGATCAAGTGATTTTTGAAGAAAAAGAAATTTTAAATAAACAAGCTCAGCCCTACCAAGTATTTACTCCCTATAAAAGAGCTTGGTTAGCTATGTATCAAAGGGAAAAGATTAAAGAGGCAAAGTATAAAATTGATAAATTATTTTCATTGCAGAGTCTAAATGGATTCAATTCAACTCTATCCCTTACAGATATTGGTTTTAAAGCAATTCATCTGCAGTTTAAAATCGGGCGAGCGGGAGGTATCGAATGTCTGCAGAATTTTGCAACTAAATTGAGCCATTATCATGAGACGAGGGATCTTTTTGCTGTGGAAGGGACTTCACGACTATCAGTGCATTTGCGCTTTGGTACTTTATCCATTCGAGAACTTTTTCACTTTGCCGAGAAAAATCATTCACAAGGATCTGATATTTGGCAAGCGGAGCTGATTTGGCGAGAATTTTATAAGATGATCCTCTGTCAATTTCCTTATGTAGAAGAACAATGTTTTAAGCAGCAGTGTGTAAATATACAGTGGCATGACAATCCTGAGTATTTTGAAAAGTGGAAAAATGGGATGACTGGTTTTCCCATCATCGATGCCGCAATGCGCCAGTTTAACCAAACAGGTTGGATGCACAATCGATTGCGTATGATTGTAGCATCTTTTTTAACTAAAGATCTCTTATTAGATTATAGAAAAGGCGAAGAATATTTTGCTGATAATTTGATCGATTTTGACTTATCATCCAACAATGGCGGATGGCAGTGGTGTGCGTCAACGGGTTGCGATGCTCAACCTTATTTTAGAGTTTTTAACCCAGCAGCTCAATCCAAGAAATTTGATCCCAGTGGAGCTTTTATCCGTAAATATTGTCCCGAACTAAAATTATTGGATGATAGATATATTCATGAGCCAATAAATTCCCCTGAAAAGGTTTTAACTTCAGCTCAGTGCAGATTAGGAATAGATTATCCCAAACCAATTGTTCAACACGATATTCAGCGTTTAAAAGCAATGAATCTGTTTCATTAAACAAAAGAACATTGTATCCTCAGAATTTTTTTGAGTAAAGGATTTAGCGGTGGATTCAACCCAGAATAA is a genomic window containing:
- a CDS encoding YdeI/OmpD-associated family protein, with the protein product MRKIFQEVIPKSRAQFRAWLKKNHEQKESVWVVIFKISSGKLNLSAVDVTEEALCFGWIDSIPRKLDEYSYKLLVSQRKPASVWSALNKKRVKELIAKGLMTKYGLEKINIAKKNGAWSKLNASDRLELPNDLEMLLKRNQKAYKFYQSMSPSSKRVVLEWINAAKTEETRNKRIKETVQLAAKSIRANHYRDLLKIKK
- a CDS encoding methyl-accepting chemotaxis protein, coding for MKNKVWTIRKRLWTLSTLMIILIFCMGVIPFQLNNFYNEKIGKFSSEIIPAIKNLTLADMLHDGIRANIFGIMIASDSKNYGKLKELADEGSEFKEKFLNHLNNLNSLILNKKIHDDLKLILIDAKIYTDLSDKIAKNALDKRNSETRILLIQFNDIFKKLEKSISSIIITVNAYSEQNIKNTNDYGRNSLYFLITILSTFLCAAIFLSKFSIKKLNNSLNSLILALNSQSIFIMQRANSSQKSSKELSDMTMKQAAAIQETAASMEEMSSMLTQTSKHSAHNLRISEEGQISAQKGRESISQMLSAMDSIQASNVKLEEISNLIVKIANKTKIINEIVSETRLLSFNASIEAARAGIHGKGFAVVAEEVGKLASMSGSAANEIRELLESSTSEVAHVVSDIRERIITGKNISKMCEASFDNMTEILFKINEGTKIIVSSTSEQETGMKQTTIAMRQIDEVTQRNSAIGIAQATDSQSLASGIKNISEIITKLRYLIIGNVAKNENKTDENIFDSNSSKNNPDNFFSLNTQQNEDNKVNSDYILTDNMPRRNDSRWKA
- the cheB gene encoding chemotaxis-specific protein-glutamate methyltransferase CheB, which codes for MKQNENFYLKIIKDIQGLIQVELNNEKIQLATEKIKLRLNILNFAKIEDYYEYYLQNVDVEIRNLISILTNHTTEFFREPEHFDFLADEIFPEFIKRNKPIRIWSAAASSGKEVYSIAICYLEACYTLGIKYEFIPPIEILGTDIDSISIEKCENGIYLASEIEKEIGKVLIQKYFDFGKDELKNHVRIKDSVHKLCKFKVHNLLVTPEDFGKFNIILIRNIIIYYKRKEVKNIIMSIKNHLEKHGYLILGHSESLNGITVPFTHIKNSIYLLNSEIMPDFTKVFVIDDALTVRDFLRKILTKEENFLLVGEAENPIEAMEILSTLEQQPHVIILDLNMPKMNGIEYLEFLKDKPHPPIVVMSSINFDEADNGIRCLELGAFDYIEKPKGVHSTMEIINIKNTILEARKSSKETFLKNKKSFSENKYYNLPKNISKPDLIAIGSSTGGVEALQTILTQIDKNFPPIVIVQHIPEYFSSALANRLNELCHFKVYEGKNKQVLENNCVYLAPGGKQMRIIEEKNSLILEVNDTEKINMHKPSIDYLFYSIAQLKIQLNICALILTGMGNDGANGLKELYDKNAFTIAQDEESSVVFGMPKEAIALGGVHHVASLKDIPNILKRIL
- a CDS encoding chemotaxis protein CheW, with the protein product MEQNYEIEENKYLIFKLLNEDYACNLLQIKEVIKSINIKPVPFMVPYFKGIINLRGKILSIIDFRIKVSPIFNDDENKGIILVVESKDLSLGVIVDDLISVQTINKEEIQQNKEMKYTIDNKFIIGNYILKESLVTVIDLASSISEEELKAIKDNENLNISFNL
- a CDS encoding chemotaxis protein CheA, whose protein sequence is MNTIIEAQFIITFIEEALENLASWEATCLNINKSNEHESIAQLFRIAHNLKGSSASVGLNQLTDYIHKVEELLTSIKNDEIKFEAKILNLFFEIHSFTLEWILSIQDNSSYLHNNVNENINNILTFLKEKDASSIFSNGFEIFEEFTSTLKNEENYYISKQNETKKNDGEKNKKNCADEYLKVNVCKLDNLINYIGEVVIDQNILKQISQSNSLPQDVKNTISQMGKNIQELQDITLSLRMMSLEQQFQKMNRIVRDLSLKQQKKINFETFGSDVELDKVIVDKLTDPLTHLIRNAIDHGIESKEDRLNKNKPIECSIELRAMQEEGNVKILLKDDGKGLDETKILNKAIQKGIIEANNNLTKSEIQRLIFKPGFSTKDEVSDISGRGVGLDVVNNVISELKGSIDIETEIDKGTTFIISLPSSLSIIKGLIFKSNKQLFVIPESQIAEVVDHKKFKIETRLNGSEVFTLRNEIIPIISLNKLLHADEMEITFESENNGILIQHLGKRFSFQVEEIINTQTIVLKKLSQELIGIPGVIATTVLGNGEPALVLNLSQLVNIWSYHGTKL